A genomic region of Zea mays cultivar B73 chromosome 6, Zm-B73-REFERENCE-NAM-5.0, whole genome shotgun sequence contains the following coding sequences:
- the LOC109940358 gene encoding uncharacterized protein produces MAGARTALGPAACPNVDYLQLAPDLFSPCRVALSLLALLHGRRGLAGVVPVLATVVPRAHVPAHAQLLSVCSVFFLERALFSPIASGISPCRSFHAALGLKLPCATCRASSSAKSLSPQAPALLSVSRTLCALAPSPSPEFF; encoded by the coding sequence ATGGCCGGAGCTCGGACGGCGCTCGGTCCTGCCGCCTGCCCCAACGTCGACTATCTCCAGCTCGCCCCCGACCTCTTCTCTCCCTGTCGcgtcgctctctctctgctcgctctCCTCCATGGCCGCCGTGGGCTCGCCGGCGTGGTCCCTGTCCTGGCCACCGTGGTGCCGCGTGCCCATGTGCCAGCGCATGCCCAGCTCCTCTCCGTCTGCTCGGTCTTCTTCCTGGAGCGAGCTCTCTTCTCTCCCATAGCGTCCGGCATTTCTCCCTGTCGCTCCTTCCATGCCGCGCTCGGACTGAAGCTTCCCTGCGCGACCTGCCGAGCCTCTTCCTCTGCCAAGTCCCTTTCCCCGCAAGCCCCTGCCCTGCTCTCTGTCAGCCGCACGCTGTGCGCCCTGGCTCCCTCGCCATCGCCGGAGTTCTTCTGA